The following nucleotide sequence is from bacterium.
AACTTGCAAAAAAAGAAAATATTGAAGTTAGAACTTATGAATTAATATATGATATTGGAGATGATATTATAAAAGCAATAGAGGGAATGCTTGAACCGGAAATAAAAGAAGAAATGGTTGGTCAGGCACTTGTAAAAAAAGTTTTTAAACTTGCAAAAAACAATATAGTTGCTGGTTGTGTAGTAGTAAGTGGTAAAGTAGTAAAAAATTCAAAAATTAAGATAGTAAGAAACGGAAAAGTTATTTTTGAAGGAAATTTAACAAGTTTAAAAAGATTTAAGGATACCGTAAATGAAGTAAATTATAATAATGAATGTGGTATTGGAATTGACAATTTCTATGAATTTCAGGAAGGAGATATAATTCAATCTTTTATTACTATTGAGGTGCCCAGAAAATTAAAAGGAGGGTAAAATATGAATTGTGTATTTTGTAAAATTATAAATAATGAGATAAAAAGTGATAAAATTTATGAAGATGATGATATGGTTTGTATAAGAGATATAAATCCACAGGCACCCGTTCATATACTTATAATTCCCAAAAAACATATAGAAAAACTTTACGAAGTAGAAGATACATTTCTCCTGGGGAAAATGCTAAAAATTGCCTGTCAAATCGCAGAAA
It contains:
- a CDS encoding histidine triad nucleotide-binding protein, with protein sequence MNCVFCKIINNEIKSDKIYEDDDMVCIRDINPQAPVHILIIPKKHIEKLYEVEDTFLLGKMLKIACQIAEKEGIKDSGFRIVINTNRNAGQSVDHIHVHLIGGRIMMWPPG